A region of Dictyostelium discoideum AX4 chromosome 1 chromosome, whole genome shotgun sequence DNA encodes the following proteins:
- a CDS encoding hypothetical protein (Slime mold (D.discoideum) transposon DIRS-1, complete, clone SB41), producing MEGIKNLPSMVKQGYYMVKLDIKKAYLHVLVDPQYRDLFRFVWKGSHYRWKTMPFGLSTAPRIFTMLLRPVLRMLRDINVSVIAYLDDLLIVGSTKEECLSNLKKTMDLLVKLGFKLNLEKSVLEPTQSITFLLPKKACWFKRKANRTERCSHPIQTLHSSNKQVSLSVSDSSQWRLGSIIPHSSRCQVRDFTLVNSSKPMEWKRNQSVSKLRLCSYNRCLGIRCRCHSQERKQGNQNLVIPVVNNSIKHVVKSSRNARTANGLSSAMSETEQLQAEDSNRQHYHSLLYQSPGWSDTRSLSSVRTTLETMPQEESELNWRAYSRILQCKSRPPQSSFRDESQIIDQSNQESQLATEERSVQSHPTSIRSNTDGSVRISPQPSNEQLLNNQNECTPPRLESIEAMSGLPTTHSFAFYPGEDELIQFEEGFYNTDLPNLEISNLVSDDSSTSSSSSSSHVSSSTGNIPRSIDQTISRVDTNPDSTTLETGDYSTFQSHVMSFARTTNTKTAELLMKSWEPSTLKVYSSSYTRFRNFCTLNSLNPANITLVVFMDYLTHLFKHKPPLAFSTINGHRSMLNQLLLLRNQTDIVNDPFITRIMTGIHKLRPSSAKYKEIWDANQVFKHLSTIKVIPKYTYTALLNKTLVLCKMFGLARSSDLVKWSFKGLIITPDSIKGPVINAKEQRSGVVSILELTSLDDTNSQVCPVRHLATYLRASKGRRKPHSGDSVFIKNEGESLQVNDINSIVLSTLSKSGIDISKFKSHSTRSAMASLLLSNNVPFHVVKKMGRWKSNDTVDTFYDKRIIGEKSGGFLNTVVQIS from the exons ATGGAAGGAATCAAGAATCTACCATCAATGGTCAAACAAGGTTATTACATGGTAAAACTCGATATCAAGAAAGCCTACCTCCACGTATTAGTAGATCCGCAATACAGAGACTTATTCCGCTTCGTGTGGAAAGGTTCGCACTACCGTTGGAAAACAATGCCGTTCGGGTTATCGACAGCTCCTCGTATCTTTACAATGTTGTTAAGACCTGTACTTCGAATGTTGAGAGATATCAACGTATCCGTCATCGCTTACTTGGACGATCTATTAATCGTCGGTTCAACAAAAGAAGAATGTTTATCCAACCTCAAAAAGACAATGGACTTACTTGTCAAACTAGGTTTCAAGTTAAACTTAGAAAAGAGTGTTCTCGAACCAACTCAATCAATTAC ATTTTTGCTCCCCAAGAAAGCTTGCTGGTTTAAAAGGAAAGCTAATCGCACTGAAAGATGCAGTCATCCCATTCAGACTTTACACTCGTCGAACAAACAAGTTTCACTCTCAGTGTCTGACTCTAGCCAATGGAGATTGGGATCAATCATTCCCCATTCCTCAAGATGTCAAGTCAGAGATTTCACATTGGTTAACAGTTCTAAACCAATGGAATGGAAAAGAAATCAGTCTGTTTCCAAGTTACGACTATGTTCTTACAACCGATGCCTCGGAATCAGGTGCAGGTGCCACTCTCAAGAAAGGAAACAAGGTAATCAAAACTTGGTCATTCCAGTGGTCAACAACTCAATCAAACATGTCGTCAAATCGTCGAGAAATGCTCGCACTGCTAATGGCCTATCAAGCGCTATGTCAGAAACTGAACAACTGCAAGCTGAAGATTCAAACCGACAACACTACCACTCTCTCTTATATCAATCGCCAGGGTGGTCAGATACAAGATCTCTCAGTTCTGTTCGAACAACTTTGGAAACAATGCCTCAAGAAGAAAGTGAACTTAATTGGAGAGCATATTCCAGGATTCTTCAATGTAAAAGCCGACCACCTCAGTCGTCTTTCAGAGATGAATCACAAATCATCGACCAGAGTAATCAAGAGTCACAACTGGCAACTGAAGAAAGAAGTGTTCAATCGCATCCAACTTCAATTCGGTCAAATACAGATGGATCTGTTCGCATCTCACCTCAACCATCAAACGAACAACTACTCAACAATCAGAATGAATGCACTCCACCTCGATTGGAGTCAATAGAAGCAATGTCTGGCCTTCCCACCACCCATTCTTTTGCCTTCTATCCTGGAGAAGATGAACTCATCCAGTTCGAAGAAGGTTTCTATAATACTGATCTTCCCAATCTGGAGATCAGCAACTTGGTATCCGATGATTCAAGCACAAGTTCCTCGTCATCATCGTCACATGTTTCCTCAAGTACTGGGAACATTCCAAGAAGTATTGACCAAACAATCAGTAGAGTCGATACCAATCCAGATTCAACAACGTTGGAAACTGGGGATTATTCAACTTTCCAATCTCATGTAATGTCCTTCGCTCgtacaacaaatacaaaaacAGCTGAGCTGTTAATGAAGTCTTGGGAACCTTCAACTCTCAAAGTATATAGCTCCAGTTATACAAGATTCCGCAATTTCTGTACTTTGAACTCTTTGAATCCAGCAAACATTACCTTAGTTGTTTTCATGGATTATCTTACACATCTGTTCAAGCACAAACCTCCGTTAGCCTTCTCAACAATTAACGGTCATCGATCTATGTTGAATCAGTTATTACTCCTTAGGAATCAAACTGATATTGTTAATGATCCATTCATTACAAGAATTATGACTGGTATTCACAAGTTGCGTCCTTCATCAGCAAAGTATAAAGAGATATGGGATGCAAATCAAGTATTCAAGCACTTATCTACTATCAAAGTTATCCCTAAGTACACATACACTGCGCTATTAAACAAGACACTTGTACTCTGTAAAATGTTTGGTTTAGCAAGATCATCAGACTTGGTGAAGTGGTCGTTCAAAGGTCTCATTATTACTCCTGACTCAATTAAAGGTCCAGTTATTAATGCTAAAGAACAAAGAAGTGGTGTTGTTTCAATCTTAGAATTAACATCTTTAGATGATACTAACTCTCAAGTATGCCCTGTTCGCCACCTTGCAACATACCTTAGAGCCTCTAAAGGAAGAAGAAAGCCCCATTCGGGTGACTCTGTCTTTATTAAGAATGAAGGTGAATCACTCCAAGTTAATGATATTAACTCAATTGTACTATCAACACTCTCAAAGTCAGGTATTGATATTTCCAAGTTCAAATCTCACTCTACCCGTTCCGCTATGGCTTCTCTGCTGTTGTCCAATAACGTTCCGTTCCACGTTGTCAAGAAGATGGGTCGTTGGAAATCAAACGATACTGTAGATACCTTCTACGATAAGAGAATCATTGGTGAAAAATCTGGTGGTTTCTTAAATACTGTCGTCCAAAtttcataa
- a CDS encoding hypothetical protein (Slime mold (D.discoideum) transposon DIRS-1, complete, clone SB41), with protein sequence MFIQPQKDNGLTCQTRLQVKSRKECSRTNSINYVSRITNRFGINEASCSQRKEEKCHQRNKKLFKTRLLLPKKACWFKRKVNRTERCSHPIQTLHSSNKQVSLSVSDYSQRRLGSIIPHSPRGQVRDFALVNSSKPMEWKRNQSVSKLRLCSYNRCLGIRCRCHTQERKQGNQNLVIPVVNNSIKHVVKSSRNARAAYGLSSAMSETKQLQAEDSNRQHYYSLLHQSPGWSNTRSLSSVRTTLETMPQKESELDWRAYSRILQCKSRPPQPSFRDESQIIHQSNQELQLATEERSVQSHPTSIRSNTDGSVRISPEPSNEQLLNNQNECTPPRLESMEAMSGLPTTHSFAFYPGEDELIQFEEGFYNTDLPNLEISNLVSDDSSTSSSSSSSHVPSSTGNIPRSIDQTISRVDTNPDSTTLETGDYSTFQSHVMSFARTANTKTAELLMKSWEPSTLKVYSSSYTRFRNFCTLNSLNPANITLVVFMDYLTHLFKHKPPLAFSTINGHRSMLNQLLLLRNQTDIVNDPFITRIMTGIHKLRPSSAKYKEIWDANQVFKHLSTIKVIPKYTYTALLNKTLVLCKMFGLARSSDLVKWSFKGLIITTDSIKGPVINAKEQRSGVVSILELTSLDDTNSQVCPVRHLATYLRASKGRRKPHSGDSVFIKNEGEPLQVNDINSIVLSTLSKSGIDIVKFKSHSTRSAMASLLLSNNVPFHVVKKMGRWKSNDTVDTFYDKRIIGEKSGGFLNTVVQIS encoded by the coding sequence ATGTTTATCCAACCTCAAAAAGACAATGGACTTACTTGTCAAACTAGGCTTCAAGTTAAATCTAGAAAAGAGTGTTCTCGAACCAACTCAATCAATTACGTTTCTCGGATTACAAATCGATTCGGTATCAATGAAGCTTCTTGTTCCCaaagaaaagaagaaaagtGTCATCAAAGAAATAagaaactttttaaaactagATTGTTGCTCCCCAAGAAAGCTTGCTGGTTTAAAAGGAAAGTTAATCGCACTGAAAGATGCAGTCATCCCATTCAGACTTTACACTCGTCGAACAAACAAGTTTCACTCTCAGTGTCTGACTATAGCCAAAGGAGATTGGGATCAATCATTCCCCATTCCCCAAGAGGTCAAGTCAGAGATTTCGCATTGGTTAACAGTTCTAAACCAATGGAATGGAAAAGAAATCAGTCTGTTTCCAAGTTACGACTATGTTCTTACAACCGATGCCTCGGAATCAGGTGCAGGTGCCACACTCAAGAAAGGAAACAAGGTAATCAAAACTTGGTCATTCCAGTGGTCAACAACTCAATCAAACATGTCGTCAAATCGTCGAGAAATGCTCGCGCTGCTTATGGCCTATCAAGCGCTATGTCGGAAACTAAACAACTGCAAGCTGAAGATTCAAACCGACAACACTACTACTCTCTCTTACATCAATCGCCAGGGTGGTCAAATACAAGATCTCTCAGTTCTGTTCGAACAACTTTGGAAACAATGCCTCAAAAAGAAAGTGAACTTGATTGGAGAGCATATTCCAGGATTCTTCAATGTAAAAGCCGACCACCTCAGCCGTCTTTCAGAGATGAATCACAAATCATCCACCAGAGTAATCAAGAGTTACAACTGGCAACTGAAGAAAGAAGTGTTCAATCGCATCCAACTTCAATTCGGTCAAATACAGATGGATCTGTTCGCATCTCACCTGAACCATCAAACGAACAACTACTCAACAATCAGAATGAATGCACTCCACCTCGACTGGAGTCAATGGAAGCAATGTCTGGCCTTCCCACCACCCATTCTTTTGCCTTCTATCCTGGAGAAGATGAACTCATCCAGTTCGAAGAAGGTTTCTATAATACTGATCTTCCCAATCTGGAGATCAGCAACTTGGTATCCGATGATTCAAGCACAAGTTCCTCGTCATCATCGTCACATGTTCCCTCAAGTACTGGGAACATTCCAAGAAGTATTGACCAAACAATCAGTAGAGTCGATACCAATCCAGATTCAACAACGTTGGAAACTGGGGATTATTCAACTTTCCAATCTCATGTAATGTCCTTCGCTCGTACAGCAAATACAAAAACAGCTGAGCTGTTAATGAAGTCTTGGGAACCTTCAACTCTCAAAGTATATAGCTCCAGTTATACAAGATTCCGCAATTTCTGTACTTTGAACTCTTTGAATCCAGCAAACATTACCTTAGTTGTTTTCATGGATTATCTTACACATCTATTCAAACACAAACCTCCGTTAGCCTTCTCAACAATTAACGGTCATCGCTCTATGTTGAATCAGTTGTTACTCCTCAGGAATCAAACTGATATTGTTAATGATCCATTCATCACAAGAATTATGACTGGTATTCACAAGTTGCGTCCTTCATCTGCAAAGTATAAAGAGATATGGGATGCAAATCAAGTATTCAAGCACTTATCTACTATCAAAGTTATCCCTAAGTACACATACACTGCGCTATTAAACAAGACACTTGTACTCTGTAAAATGTTTGGTTTAGCAAGATCATCAGACTTGGTGAAGTGGTCGTTCAAAGGTCTCATTATTACTACTGACTCAATTAAAGGTCCAGTTATTAATGCTAAAGAACAAAGAAGTGGTGTTGTTTCAATATTAGAATTAACATCGTTAGATGATACAAACTCTCAAGTATGCCCTGTTCGCCACCTTGCAACATACCTTAGAGCCTCTAAAGGAAGAAGAAAGCCCCATTCGGGTGACTCTGTCTTTATTAAGAATGAGGGTGAACCGCTCCAAGTTAATGATATTAACTCAATTGTACTATCAACACTCTCAAAGTCAGGTATTGATATTGTCAAGTTCAAATCTCACTCTACCCGTTCCGCTATGGCTTCTCTGCTGTTGTCCAATAACGTTCCGTTCCACGTTGTTAAGAAGATGGGTCGTTGGAAATCAAATGATACTGTAGATACCTTCTACGATAAAAGAATCATTGGTGAAAAATCTGGTGGTTTCTTAAATACTGTCGTCCAAAtttcataa
- a CDS encoding hypothetical protein (Slime mold (D.discoideum) transposon DIRS-1, complete, clone SB41) gives MFIQPQKDNGLTCQTRFQVKSRKECSRTNSINYFSRITNRFGINEASCSQRKEEKCHQGNKKLFKTRLLFPKKACWFKRKANCTEGCSHPIQTLHSSNKQVSLSMSDSSQWRLGSIIPHSSRCQVRDFTLVNSSKPMEWKRNQSVSKLRLCSYNRCLGIRCRCHSQERKQGNQNLVIPVVNNSIKHVVKSSRNASAADGLSSAMSETEQLQAEDSNRQHYHSLLHQSPRWSNTRSLSSIRTTLETMPQEESELDWRAYSRILQCKSRPPQSSFRDESQIIVQSNQELQLATEEGSVQSHPTSIRSNTDGSVRISPQPSNEQLLNNQNECTPPRLESMEAMSGLSTTHSFAFYPGEDELIQFEEGFYNTDLPNLEISNLVSDDSSSSSSSSSSHVSSSIGNIPRSIDQTISRVDTNPDSTTLETGDYSTFQSHVMSFARTTNTKTAELLMKSWEPSTLKVYSSSYTRFRNFCTLNSLNPANITLVVFMDYLTHLFKHKPPLAFSTINGHRSMLNQLLLLRNQTDIVNDPFITRIMTGIHKLRPSSAKYKEIWDANQVFKHLSTIKVIPKYTYTALLNKTLALCKMFGLARSSDLVKWSFKGLIITPDSIKGPVINAKEQRSGVVSILELTSLDDTNSQVCPVRHLATYLRASKGRRKPHSGDSVFIKNEGEPLQVNDINSIVLSTLSKSGIDIVKFKSHSTRSAMASLLLSNNVPFHVVKKMGR, from the coding sequence ATGTTTATCCAACCTCAAAAAGACAATGGACTTACTTGTCAAACTAGGTTTCAAGTTAAATCTAGAAAAGAGTGTTCTCGAACCAACTCAATCAATTACTTTTCTCGGATTACAAATCGATTCGGTATCAATGAAGCTTCTTGTTCCCaaagaaaagaagaaaagtGTCATCAAGGAAATAagaaactttttaaaactagATTGTTGTTCCCCAAGAAAGCTTGCTGGTTTAAAAGGAAAGCTAATTGCACTGAAGGATGCAGTCATCCCATTCAGACTTTACACTCGTCGAACAAACAAGTTTCACTCTCAATGTCTGACTCTAGCCAATGGAGATTGGGATCAATCATTCCCCATTCCTCAAGATGTCAAGTCAGAGATTTCACATTGGTTAACAGTTCTAAACCAATGGAATGGAAAAGAAATCAGTCTGTTTCCAAGTTACGACTATGTTCTTACAACCGATGCCTCGGAATCAGGTGCAGGTGCCACTCTCAAGAAAGGAAACAAGGTAATCAAAACTTGGTCATTCCAGTGGTCAATAACTCAATCAAACATGTCGTCAAATCGTCGAGAAATGCTAGCGCTGCTGATGGCCTATCAAGCGCTATGTCGGAAACTGAACAACTGCAAGCTGAAGATTCAAACCGACAACACTACCACTCTCTCTTACATCAATCGCCAAGGTGGTCAAATACAAGATCTCTCAGTTCTATTCGAACAACTTTGGAAACAATGCCTCAAGAAGAAAGTGAACTTGATTGGAGAGCATATTCCAGGATTCTTCAATGTAAAAGCCGACCACCTCAGTCGTCTTTCAGAGATGAATCACAAATCATCGTCCAGAGTAATCAAGAGTTACAACTGGCAACTGAAGAAGGAAGTGTTCAATCGCATCCAACTTCAATTCGGTCAAATACAGATGGATCTGTTCGCATCTCACCTCAACCATCAAACGAACAACTACTCAACAATCAGAATGAATGCACTCCACCTCGATTGGAGTCAATGGAAGCAATGTCTGGCCTTTCCACCACCCATTCTTTTGCCTTCTATCCTGGAGAAGATGAACTCATCCAGTTCGAAGAAGGTTTCTATAATACTGATCTTCCCAATCTGGAGATCAGCAACTTGGTATCCGATGATTCAAGCTCAAGTTCCTCGTCATCATCGTCACATGTTTCCTCAAGTATTGGGAACATTCCAAGAAGTATTGACCAAACAATCAGTAGAGTCGATACCAATCCAGATTCAACAACGTTGGAAACTGGGGATTATTCAACTTTCCAATCTCATGTAATGTCATTCGCTCgtacaacaaatacaaaaacAGCTGAGCTGTTAATGAAGTCTTGGGAACCTTCCACTCTCAAAGTATATAGCTCCAGTTATACAAGATTCCGCAATTTCTGTACTTTGAACTCTTTGAATCCAGCAAACATTACCTTAGTTGTTTTCATGGATTATCTTACACATCTGTTCAAGCACAAACCTCCGTTAGCCTTCTCAACAATTAACGGTCATCGCTCTATGTTGAATCAGTTGTTACTCCTTAGGAATCAAACTGATATTGTTAATGATCCATTCATCACAAGAATTATGACTGGTATTCACAAGTTGCGTCCTTCATCTGCAAAGTATAAAGAGATATGGGATGCAAACCAAGTATTCAAGCACTTATCTACTATCAAAGTTATCCCTAAGTACACATACACTGCGCTATTAAACAAGACACTTGCACTCTGTAAAATGTTTGGTTTAGCAAGATCATCAGACTTGGTGAAGTGGTCGTTCAAAGGTCTCATTATTACTCCTGACTCAATCAAAGGTCCAGTTATTAATGCTAAAGAACAAAGAAGTGGTGTTGTTTCAATCTTAGAATTAACTTCGTTAGATGATACAAACTCTCAAGTATGTCCTGTTCGCCACCTTGCAACATACCTTAGAGCCTCTAAAGGAAGAAGAAAGCCCCATTCGGGTGACTCTGTCTTTATTAAGAATGAGGGTGAACCGCTCCAAGTTAATGATATTAACTCAATTGTATTATCAACGCTCTCAAAGTCAGGCATTGATATTGTCAAGTTCAAATCTCACTCTACCCGTTCCGCTATGGCTTCTCTGCTGTTGTCCAATAACGTTCCGTTCCACGTTGTCAAGAAGATGGGTCGTTGA
- a CDS encoding hypothetical protein (Slime mold (D.discoideum) transposon DIRS-1, complete, clone SB41), with the protein NSRSQPSHDNSDTENEQSEDESSNNVDVPTDYQLSDTLLGQYKHMVNNQGLLVEEECILKKDEISELNKVFNFPSNFQVNVAPFGTPEGITVSSNVKNNDTDLLIVEKRINDSLKPLLLMSSMLSSDSSNVDVELISYLTQSAIVLAVNAQASLSRVRRNNIAKEIYGSEVLLPIKIKDTPKMFDETETERVRKLAKSIRKNNEAKQSLLKLNYHSKPNVKKSVNSSGINTTGNSSNSKSSSGSNGRSNNFNGSPSSVASGSNNTKSANGTNNRFQKNKK; encoded by the coding sequence CCAACTCACGTAGCCAACCTTCTCATGATAACTCTGACACCGAGAATGAACAAAGTGAAGATGAATCAAGTAACAATGTTGATGTTCCAACCGATTATCAATTATCCGATACCTTACTTGGTCAGTACAAACATATGGTAAACAATCAAGGTTTACTTGTCGAAGAAGAATGTATCCTCAAGAAAGATGAGATATCCGAATTGAATAAAGTATTCAACTTTCCATCTAACTTCCAAGTGAATGTCGCTCCATTCGGTACACCTGAAGGTATTACTGTATCATCCAACGTCAAGAACAATGATACTGACTTGTTGATTGTCGAAAAGCGAATCAACGATAGCTTGAAACCTTTGCTTCTCATGTCAAGTATGTTATCATCTGATAGCTCTAATGTCGATGTAGAACTTATTAGTTACTTAACTCAGAGTGCAATCGTCTTAGCCGTTAATGCTCAAGCATCGCTTAGTCGTGTCCGTCGTAACAACATCGCTAAAGAAATCTATGGTTCTGAAGTACTCTTACCAATTAAGATCAAGGATACACCAAAGATGTTTGATGAAACTGAAACTGAACGTGTAAGAAAGCTAGCCAAGTCAATCAGAAAGAACAACGAAGCAAAACAATCattgttaaaattgaattatcattcCAAGCCCAATGTCAAGAAATCAGTTAACTCAAGTGGTATTAACACTACAGGAAacagtagtaatagtaaatcCAGTAGTGGGAGTAATGGCCGATCTAACAACTTCAATGGATCACCAAGTAGTGTTGCATCAGGTAGCAACAATACCAAGTCTGCCAACGGTACCAACAACCGTTTTCAGAAGAACAAGAAGTAA
- a CDS encoding hypothetical protein (Slime mold (D.discoideum) transposon DIRS-1, complete, clone SB41), whose protein sequence is MSTTVNNNDASSSSTSVSNSAESFDLRMKSMEDQINNLSLAFTRFMKEPMFSSNTNSRSQPSHDDSDTENEQSEDESSNNVDVPTDYQLSDTLLGQYKHMVNNQGLLVEEECILKKDEISELNKVFNFPSNFQVNVAPFGTPEGITVSSNVKNNDTDLLIVEKRINDSLKPLLLMSSMLSSDSSNVDVELISYLTQSAIVLAVNAQASLSRVRRNNIAKEIYGSEVLLPIKIKDTPKMFDETETERVRKLAKSIRKNNEAKQSLLKLNYHSKSNVKKLVNSSGNNTTGNSSNSKSSSGSNGRSNNFNGSPSSVASGSNNTKSANGTNNRFQKNKK, encoded by the coding sequence atGTCTACCactgttaataataatgatgccTCTAGTAGTAGTACCTCTGTCTCTAATAGCGCTGAATCCTTTGATTTAAGAATGAAATCAATGGAGGATCAAATCAACAACCTTTCCTTAGCCTTTACAAGATTCATGAAAGAACCTATGTTCTCATCTAATACCAATTCACGTAGCCAACCTTCTCATGATGACTCTGACACCGAGAATGAACAAAGTGAAGATGAATCAAGTAACAATGTCGATGTTCCAACCGATTATCAATTATCCGATACCTTACTTGGTCAGTACAAACATATGGTTAACAATCAAGGTTTACTCGTCGAAGAAGAATGTATCCTCAAGAAAGATGAAATATCCGAATTGAATAAAGTATTCAACTTTCCATCTAACTTCCAAGTGAATGTCGCTCCATTCGGTACACCTGAAGGTATTACTGTATCATCCAACGTCAAGAACAATGATACTGACTTGTTGATTGTTGAAAAGCGAATCAACGATAGCTTAAAACCTTTGCTTCTCATGTCAAGTATGTTATCATCTGATAGCTCTAATGTCGATGTAGAACTTATTAGTTACTTAACTCAGAGTGCAATCGTTTTAGCCGTTAATGCTCAAGCATCGCTTAGTCGTGTCCGTCGTAACAACATCGCTAAAGAAATCTATGGTTCTGAAGTACTCTTACCAATTAAGATCAAGGATACACCAAAGATGTTTGATGAAACTGAAACTGAACGTGTAAGAAAGCTAGCCAAGTCAATCAGAAAGAACAACGAAGCTAAACAATCattgttaaaattgaattatcattcCAAGTCCAATGTCAAGAAATTAGTTAACTCAAGTGGTAATAACACTACAGGAAacagtagtaatagtaaatcCAGTAGTGGGAGTAATGGCCGATCTAACAACTTCAATGGATCACCAAGTAGTGTTGCATCAGGTAGCAACAATACCAAGTCTGCAAACGGTACCAACAACCGTTTTCAGAAGAACAAGAAGTAA
- a CDS encoding hypothetical protein (Slime mold (D.discoideum) transposon DIRS-1, complete, clone SB41) produces the protein MSATVNNNDASSSSTSASNSAESFDSRMKSMEDQINNLSLAFTRFMKEPMFSSNTNSRSQPSHDNSDTENEQSEDESSKNVDVPTDYQLSDTLLGQYKHMVNNQGLLVEEECILKKDEISELNKVFNFPSNFQVNVAPFGTPEGITVSSNVKNNDTDLLIVEKRINDSLKPLLLISSMLSSDSSNVDVELISYLTQSAIILAVNAQASLSRVRRNNIAKEIYGSEVLLPIKIKDTPKMFDETETERVRKLAKSIRKNNEAKQSLLKLNYHSKPNVKKLVNSSGNNTTGNSSNSKSSSGSNGRSNNFNGSPSSVASGSNNTKSANGTNNRFQKNKK, from the coding sequence atGTCTGCCactgttaataataatgatgccTCTAGTAGTAGTACCTCTGCCTCTAATAGTGCTGAATCCTTTGATTCAAGAATGAAATCAATGGAGGATCAAATCAACAACCTTTCCTTAGCCTTTACAAGATTCATGAAAGAACCTATGTTCTCTTCTAATACCAATTCACGTAGCCAACCTTCTCATGATAACTCTGACACCGAGAATGAACAAAGTGAAGATGAATCAAGTAAGAATGTCGATGTTCCAACCGATTATCAATTATCCGATACCTTACTTGGTCAGTACAAACATATGGTAAACAATCAAGGTTTACTCGTCGAAGAAGAATGTATCCTCAAGAAAGATGAGATATCCGAATTGAATAAAGTATTCAACTTTCCATCTAACTTCCAAGTGAATGTCGCTCCATTCGGTACACCTGAAGGTATTACTGTATCATCCAACGTCAAAAACAATGATACTGACTTGTTGATTGTCGAAAAGCGAATCAACGATAGCTTGAAACCTTTGCTTCTCATATCAAGTATGTTATCATCTGATAGCTCTAATGTCGATGTAGAACTTATTAGTTACTTAACTCAGAGTGCAATCATCTTAGCCGTTAATGCTCAAGCATCGCTTAGTCGTGTCCGTCGTAACAACATCGCTAAAGAAATCTATGGTTCTGAAGTACTCTTACCAATTAAGATCAAGGATACACCAAAGATGTTTGATGAAACTGAAACTGAACGTGTAAGGAAGCTAGCCAAGTCAATCAGAAAGAACAACGAAGCAAAACAATCattgttaaaattgaattatcattcCAAGCCCAATGTCAAGAAATTAGTTAACTCAAGTGGTAATAACACTACAGGAAacagtagtaatagtaaatcCAGTAGTGGGAGTAATGGCCGATCTAACAACTTCAATGGATCACCAAGTAGTGTTGCATCAGGTAGCAACAATACCAAGTCTGCAAACGGTACCAACAACCGTTTTCAGAAGAACAAGAAGTAA
- a CDS encoding hypothetical protein (Slime mold (D.discoideum) transposon DIRS-1, complete, clone SB41), translating to MTGIHKLRPSSAKYKEIWDANQVFKHLSTIKVIPKYTYTALLNKTLVLCKMFGLARSSDLVKWSFKGLIITIDSIKGPVINAKEQRSGVVSILELTSLDDTNSQVCPVRHLATYLRASKGRRKPHSGDSVFIKNEGEPLQVNDINSIVLSTLSKSGIDIVKFKSHSTRSAMASLLLSNNVPFHVVKKMGRWKSNDTVDTFYDKRIIGEKSGGFLNTVQIS from the coding sequence ATGACTGGTATTCACAAGTTGCGTCCTTCATCAGCAAAGTATAAAGAGATATGGGATGCAAACCAAGTATTCAAGCACTTATCTACTATCAAAGTTATCCCTAAGTACACATACACTGCGTTATTAAACAAGACACTTGTACTCTGTAAAATGTTTGGTTTAGCAAGATCATCAGACTTGGTGAAGTGGTCGTTCAAAGGtctcattattactattgacTCAATCAAAGGTCCAGTTATTAATGCTAAAGAACAAAGAAGTGGTGTTGTTTCAATCTTAGAATTAACTTCGTTAGATGATACAAACTCTCAAGTATGCCCTGTTCGCCACCTTGCAACATACCTTAGAGCCTCTAAAGGAAGAAGAAAGCCCCATTCGGGTGACTCTGTCTTTATTAAGAATGAGGGTGAACCGCTCCAagttaatgatattaattcaattgtaCTATCAACACTCTCAAAGTCAGGTATTGATATTGTCAAGTTCAAATCTCACTCTACCCGTTCCGCTATGGCTTCTCTGCTGTTGTCCAATAACGTTCCGTTCCACGTTGTCAAGAAGATGGGTCGTTGGAAATCAAACGATACTGTAGATACCTTCTACGATAAAAGAATCATTGGTGAAAAATCTGGTGGTTTCTTAAATACTGTCCAAAtttcataa